The Uranotaenia lowii strain MFRU-FL unplaced genomic scaffold, ASM2978415v1 HiC_scaffold_167, whole genome shotgun sequence genome contains the following window.
GAACAATTTCAAGacgattttcatacaaattgattcacgagcacgaagacgTAAAGGACTGTAGATGgagttaaacatttattacgatttgttaaataaaaggtaaaatgaagtttaccgggtcagctagtttcttctacaatttcTGACAACTTTGTGATAGATTCCACTTTTTCAAACACTCACCCTAGACATAATGGTGAAGTTGTTCTGaaacttttgaaagttttccaGCAGATAGATCCGACACTTGACACAAAACCGTTCGAAGTAATCACTTCCCGATGCAGATCGCCTGGTCTTTTCCCGAagagttttgacaaaatcgCTCGATTCACCAGTGCCAGAGGCGGCCTTTCCAGCTAGTATCAGATGGACCTGACTGTTACCCAATCCTTCCCTCACTGAGTTGGTCCAGATCACGGCCGGTTCACTGTCACCACCACTGACCCCCGGAAGAGTTGTCCGCACGCCTAGCCGACCAATTTGGTCCACTGATGGCGGAATGGTCCCGGTCACGCACTCACTAGCGGCCTCCGAGTCGCCACTTGCGCCACGCTTCAAGCAACTTTGGAGCTGAGCTGAGGCTAAAGTTGGGTCATCAATCAGCAAATAATCCAATAGATGGGTACTATCGACCGCGACGGCTGCCACTATCCGAAAACAACCTTCCGATCCGGTTGACAAACGACGAGGAACTGGCCGAGCCACCGGAGGCTCGACTCGCTGGAACTTATTACAGAAGATAATTTGTTTATCGTTCACCTTGGTAGCGCAGCACAATTCGCTGATTTCGATGAACACCACCTCCACTTGGCGACCGGTTGACATGCGCCTTCTTTCCTGGGCCACAAAATACCGAAGTAGCTCCAGGGACCAGTGGGGTGCTGCAGTGCCGGAACCACCCCTGTTGGAACGTCCATCGGGTATCGAGCTGGTGGTTGCTAAGCTAGCTGTTTTCTGTTGATCACCATCGCCGATGGCAACACTGGCGGAATGAATTTCTTGTCGTGATTTAGTGTGTTTATCGTCGGAAACCACGTGTTCCCTTCCGTCGTGGTCGTTGATTGCTGCAATTGTGCTAGGACGAACGCGGTGTGTCACAGGAGGATGTCCCTGCTGCACCGCCACGGGTTTGAAGGCGGACGCCATGCCGCCACGGGCGATTATTCTTAAAACGAAATACTCGTGGaagtaatttaaaactttctctCTCTATTCCACTTCCTAGTTGAGAAATTTCGTAGGCTTTAATTTTTGCACGAAGTTGAcctaatttttcgtttttttcttcctaTTTTTGCTGGGGAATGTACTTAAGCCGAAAGTGTGTCACGTCAATTAATCTACCATCCACTCAAAATTTTCCGCAGAGTGTTAAGTGGATCAGAAATTTTAAGAACCGAAATCCAGACCTCCTGATGGAACGATCTTTGCGAAGGACACTACACGACTAACCGTGCTAGGATTTCAAGGACTCAGAAGGTGTGAAAACATTTTACTGCATGCTTTGACATTGTTTCTAGATAAGAAAGCATATACACGGCACTATCCGCAAACTTGACAGTATGCATTGAAGTATCCCTCTATTTTTGCTTGTTAGTGGAAAGAATCAGACAAACAAGCTGATTTAGTTGATAATCcctatgaatgttttgaattcacgtGAGGCTTGTTCTAAAATTGTATGTTACATACCTCTAAAAGTTTAGTATtggttcattgttttttttccggtTACAGAACAGCGGCTTTCAATTTGTAGCGGGTGAACTATATACAGGTGTTAGGATAAAAATCAGAGCAATCTGCTAAAAAAGTAATTGTACactgtataaaaaaattgtccgtacagcacgtaccttgaaatcgaaacaatcaaaaagtgcactttttcagtcaataaaaatactacaattacatcattcgctgcagaaactagtcctttttgtagatcagtattaaagaTGTTTATGAAttcaaccttaaaaataatccaaattatTTTGTACGTACACTGAAGCCTTTGTCAAACATTAGTCAAgaaaacagttatgtgtcagtctgtcaaacgcagaaacgtgagttgaatctcagcaaagacaattttcagtggtctgagcgataaatacggtaaatgAACGGCATTTAGCATAAATTAGtagattttaacaatttgtggattaaattatcaggaaaatgtctgctcctcacaaaaaaatacccgttgacatccggaaactgattgttgacctgaagaatgacggtaaaagcttgtccgaaattgcaagtatagtaaaacggccacgctcgtcggttcagtatgtccttcagaactttaagaagactaactccctggagactactccaggaagaggccgcaaactgaagcttacggatcgtctccatcgcatcattgtcagggaaatcagtcagaatcctaaaatcagtgccccgaaagaattttgaatacatacaggttaatcctcaaacggtacggaacatacttcatgagaaaaaataccgaGGTCGTGTTGCTTGTAAGAAGCCGTTTATATCTGCTAAGAATAAGAAAAAGCGGCTGGAATacgctcaaaagtatgtcctggaaccggaagagttctggcagaacgtcatattcactgacgaaagcaaatttaatatttttgggtctGACGGACATGTAGCAGTATTgcgtaatccaaatactgaattggatccgaaaaagTTGCGACCGACAGTTAATCACGGTGGTGGCCATGTAATGGTGTGGGGTGCTTTCAGCGCAAATGGCGACACGACCTCGGTATTTTTCCTCATGAAGTATGTTCTgtaccgtttgaggattaacctgtacgtattccaaatttttcaggCTGTCAGCTTTTTTAGGGGcactgattttaggattctgactgatttccctgacaatgatgcgatggtgacgatccgtaagcttcagtttgcggcctcttcctggagtagtctccagggagttagtcttcttaaagttctgaaggacataccgAACCGACGATCATGGTAGTTTTACTATACTttcaatttcggacaagcttttaccgtcattcttcaggtcaacaatcagtttccggatgtcaacgggtatttttttgtgaggagcagacattttcctgttaatctAATCCAcatttggtgtgggggagtgtggtggccggctacaaaattaaaaattaaaaattgttgaaatctactAATTTATGCTAAATGccgttcattttaccgtatttatcgctcagaccactgaaaattgtctttgctgagattcaactcacgtttctgcgtttgacagactgacacataactgttttcTTGACTAATGTTTGACAAAGGCTTCAGTGTACGTACAAAataatttggattatttttaaggttgaaTTCATAAACAtctttaatactgatctacaaaaaggactagtttctgcagcgaatgttgtaattgtagtatttttattgactgaaaaagtgcactttttgattgtttggattccaaggtacgtgctgtacggacaattttttgatacagtgtatgtctgtgcacaagccaataccaaaaatttggtaccaaACTAGGCGATGCGTGCGAGCGGGGGAGGGATGTGTGGTTTTTTATTCGGGTTGTTTTCTAGTTAAGGACCATATAATAAACAGTTTCCTACATGCAGAAAAAGGCGGGGGTCGGTTCAACAAAATGTTCTGTTATTCTattttgccttttcaatgcatatttttcagttgttttcatgaaaaaacgattgaaaataatgacaaaattttgttattttttcacacTTATTTTGTATCccttgaaatcaaaatttggtttgtttttaaacgaaaactcagtttttttttcaataaacgtgTAAGTTGAAAACGATaggttcaaaaatgaaaaaaacgtgaaaattgTGATTCATCCGAAACAAACACACCATGGCGAAAACTGCCATTGAGGAGGCCAGCAGCAGCAGTGGAATTGCGGAGGATATTTCTCCGAGAGATGAAACCTCCGAAGGAACCGGCTGGAATAGTTTGGAGAGTAAGTTATGTCTACCCTTGAAAATCAAAAGCTTCGCTACTACCAATCCAGTGTTACTTTTATTTCAGAACATGGCAGAACGGTAATTTCCGTAAGTCCACCAAGTGCAATCCTTGGAAACCGATGGGGATGATTCGGTTTCGGTAATCATACTATTGTCATGAGCAAGTGAATGTGGATTTTGTAAGCAGCAGCAACATCAGATGGGCTGTTGGCCGCTCCTGCTTTTGCCTGTCGAGGGGAAGGAAGAATGACTCGATTCCGAAGgaaattaaagtaaacaaaatgAGTGTAAAAATGAATTGACCataagaaataaattgattataaatatagataaaaaaaatccgaaaaccaaaaatgtttgctctaattttagaaaaattaaattatttcaaagtgtAAACTCCATTATTTTTAACCTGTTGTTTCgcataacacattttttttagcttttaaccatttttttgttatttagtcaagtatgattattttatttatttacatagtattccgtctcacgacataacttgacgaacataattcctaaaatttactcggttcatagcaaccgttctccaagtCAAGTATGATGGGTCATTTAAGAAAATCCTAATCCCCTCTTgggtgtcaatatgacactattggaagtttggcggcttgcaTCTAACTTTGTTCGTGggcatccaaataaaacaatgtcttcggggaccctcaatgaattcttgaaatctttaattttgcatcataattttttaatggatGCACCCTGAaagaacaggaaaaaaaaactccatagACAGACCTTGAGTGTGAATTtaacactcctcgcttaaaaccgctctATACCTCTTGTTTCTGAACcgttttttactaaatttattgttttgaaaaccacgtaatgtaacttaaatatgTTTCTGAGATGTCGTTCACCTACATCACTTCAATTTTCCGTCAttcaaagtttaagaaaaaaatccgaaaaaacatgcttcggaaaaaagtcTGTAGATCAACTATAgggctaaaaaaaattcacttatattagtgttcaagaaagctgaagttagaagctatacgttgcatattgcgatatatttttttctcaattttttaagatcatgaccacaaaaaatgtaaaaaagtggtgtaagaaccgtactttttaatcaatgaatcgtaaaaattgttttagaaacaccagataaaatttgaaaagaggattgaaaagtgGACGttatttggcaaaattttccttttttaagaTTGTCAagatacgaaacacagaatttttgacgaattttcaaacgtagctgttttttttaactttttgtcaatttgcaattatttcggattttctggcactaaaatacaacttttcactggattttgagtgTATTAACGCAAGACTCcttagctgatctacagtctttttttcgaaacatatttttcggtttttttttcttagactttgagtaacggaaaattgaagtgttgtaggtgaatattgtctgagaaacatatttgagttacattacgaggttttcaaaactataaattttgtaggttGTAAAAAACAGAGATATATTgtttttagtcaggagtgtcaaattgacactgcAGGGACTGTAacaggtaaaaatttcaggaacggatgagggttaaatagAATCGATAATTGTAGTCAGTGTtagcaaaaatatatttgtgccttttccaaacaattttttttattattttgggcCAAAATTTGGCTGcttttacaataatttttttgcgtGTACCTTGTACCATGCCGAtcttactaaaaaaaagtttttaggaaTGATTCATGAATTAGCAATGCATACACGCGAGAtttctattataattttttcacttatcgATCATATCCGATACATGAATACTGATTTCAACATTCAATTtagaaagtctgtaaaatctctgCAATCTGAGCTAAAATCACGGCATAATCTGTGTTTGAGCAATATCACGCATTTAGGAACAACTATAATCAAATGGCAAAGAAAATCTTGTTTAATAAATTTCTTGTCTTTTTTCTCTAACTGTTTATAGAACTCTAATTTACCTTGATGTAACTAAAATAAAAGCAAAACgtccacatttttttaaatatagatcattagactgagtcgatttgggatcatttttgaatttcttaaacactggggttttaaaagttttgttttggttcaaattcatccataattttttacagaattgttcagtaacgtttacatgaaaaaaatcaaacttttaggtttgtatgggaaattgaaaaatttttatggaaaaatccacatcatttttgtttcttctgtgaaatcGAGCCTGTTTATGGtctttgtgccaatttataaaatctccCAAAGAAATTTGCCACCGTACAACTTTGTCAGAGACcgttacttcgtatcttattaggcaaaaagactattcactgtttaacaggggtatgtcttttagcattgaaaagcaataaaattcaattgacatcactactggtgcctcgcgaagtattgcatgaaaagtagtcattcCGAAAACTGAAAGTCAAATAATTCAACTTTGTTTAAATAGTGATACAttagtcaattttttccaactttcctCAAGTCTTCGAGGAAACGATGATGACTGCCAATATGTTTCGGATGTCTAACACAAaattatctgattttttaaggTATTTACCAATAATCAATGTGTAATTCTAACGAACAAGTTAGAATTTTTAGGCGCTAAAAAATTGTGATCTTAAATATGCACGAATTACTGAATTTCGTCACTTTTCTACAACTGATTTGGCAGTCAAACAAAATGAAGATTAtccccaaattttcatttgcaCAAATACATACAACAAAGCTTCAACCTTACGGAAGCTAGGCCACAGTATTCGCCACACCGTTTACGGATGTTAATCCTGCACCCACCGATGGAGGCcggaatgtttaaaaatatactAGACATTTGTTTGCAAGTTGCAAGTTCATCATCATCACCGGCGCCGCCTAACACGGGATGGGATCGTGATTGAGCGAGCACCCTCTAGGATTATCACACATTACATCAGTTGTTACCGAAACGGTAAACATGACTCGTTCCTGGTAGTTTTGAATCATCCTGGTCTCAAGGTGTAGATAACCGATAAGGGGAGGCTGACATAGTTTCAAGATTTTTCCCCTGACTACCTAGCCTTTTCTATGGCCAAAACGAAAAATGCTTCCTTCTTGAGGCAGAGGCCAGCCCACAGCAGGAGAACATCTTCTTCACTCTGCTGTGATAATGTTCAGTCCAAAGTTCGCGATAACAGCAGCTTATCCCTTGACGATGGGagcagtagcagcagcaacagcacaCATCCCTTACgggtttgttttaaatatttattgaacatCGAAGAGAGATTCCGACCGGCTCAACTCAACGGTATCAGCTACACAGCGGCAGATCCTCACATGATCTTCCATCCCTTTCGAGGAACGCTTCCATTATCACTCaccgacaaaattttaaaaaggcaGTGTCAAATCGGAGCGCACTTAGTCTTGTACTGTTTGCCGGACCgcaaatctgaaaattttcctCCGTGTTGTGCTGAGTATTCTGGAGGCTTCGTAAAACCTCGGGATATTTGGGTGATCACAACACCTGTGATGTGTTGAAAGTTGAACTGACCGCTGATTAATAGACTGTGCTTATTTGTGCTTTGTTGTGTGAAACGCGCGATGCCTTCCGCAAATAAGGATAAGATTTTCGGGCCCTGGAGCCGAAGTGATAGCACTGGATCCATGTATCTTTCGAACAATAATAACGCGGATAATTTGGTGAAACTGTACTCGAGAACGGCTCCAACCAGTCCAAGGTGGACACCGTCTGTTTCCAGACACAACTCGCCTCCAATGCCTAGTTCACCGTTATCCTCGTCGCCACCATCAACTTTGCGTCGGAACTATTCCAGCACCTTCATGTTGATTCCTGAAGATCGTGCCGTTGATCCGGTTTCCGTCGAGCCAGCACCCTCGAAAAATGTCAATGGCTCACCAAGAGATGAGCCAGTTGATAAATATCGTGTATCTAACGGGCGCATCATTCTGCGCCTGTTTCTCTGGTGGCCACTATTGATGATCGCAATAGCTCAACGCATTATAGGATTTTTTATGCAACTTTGCTGGAGACCATTCCTGTTTGCAGCTCCCGCATTTTGGTTATCGGCTTGCCTATGGATGTTCTGGAAGCTCATAGCGTTACCCTTGGCATGTCTCAAATGGGCTCTCGTTGCCCTACATACTCCAGCTCACGAGCGCAATCGCAAGAAGCGAACAGTCCTGATCAGTTGCGGAAGTACGATCCAAGCCCTACACCTAGCCAGAAACTTTTACAAGTCTGGCGCAAGAGTTGTAGTGTTCGATTTCGAAGGATTATTCGGATTGGCCCGATTTTCAACAGCCGTGAGCAAGTTCTACACCGTTCAGAAACCCACCCCAGAAACAGCGAACGAATACATTGCAGCTCTGTGTGAAATCGTTGAAAAAGAACAGCCAACTCATTACATACCCGTATGTGCAACCAGTGTAGCTCATTACGATGCACTTGCAAAACCACATCTGGAGCTTCGGGGATGTTCCAGCTTTATACCTGGGACACAGGAAACCTCCGTACTTGACGACATCCTGCAGGTCATGCGAAAGTGTGAGCTTAATAACATTGCTTTGCCTCCTCATCAAGTGATTGCCTCGAAGGAAGATTTGTACCGGCTGTACGAAAACGGATGGCTTTCCGGATATCGTAATGTGATGTTCTCGTCCGGAATGCTTGGCGTACTGGAACGCACCAAATACGTGCTGCCAATGCATCGTCGGGATCTGAAGCTGAACTATGAAATCAGTGAGATGCAAAAGTGGGTAATCGTTCGCGATGTTATCGGTGCACAATACGTAACGTGTACAACCGTCAAGGACTCTCAAGTGGTTGCCAACGTGACTTGTGTGATTCAGAACGACACTCGCAGTCTAGTGCCGGAGCAGAATGAAGAGATAGAACAATGGCTGAAAGAATTTTTCCGCAAGATACGTCTACAACGTCCATTAAACGGACACATCAGCTTCCGGTTGTCGAAATGCAAGTCCAGCGGGGAAATTCTACCACTCGGGATTCGCGTTGGAGTCTCATTGCCCTACATCTGTTATACCGGAGTTCATTCGCGAGTTATCTGTCGACCATGCCCACATTTCAATCGACAGAATTCTGGACCCCTGGTACAGGACGGAGGTCGCTACTGGATTCACGAGACAGTCTTGAAGGCAGTTCGTCAACCAAGCGTGGATGCCGTTCAACAGTTGATAGGAACTGTTCTGGATAAACGAGAAGCTCTCTTCGTGTACTGGGATCCGCTGCCATATTGTGCATACTACCACTTCCAGCTTCCGTTCAACTCGGTTAAAATGTTCCTCCAGAGACGGCAACGAGGGCGGACCATGCCACGTGCCGCTGCACCGGTCCAGTGATCACGAGCAAGAGATGTGCTCAATCAATTTACTGATGATAGGCCAGCCCAGTCACGGGGCGATAACAGCGGGTGGTGATTTGTTGTTGAGttgttttaggatttttttcagACACGGTTTAATAAAAACGGAGAGAGAAGCAATAGACTTGCAAATAATCAAACGAAAAATGATGCGTGTGCAGCTGATGAGTGATTGAATGTTGTTTAGCTTAGGATCCGGATTCTATAGTACACTGTAAGGTCTAGCGGTTAGGATGATACTTTGAACTACCTACTTATGATTGGGGGACTTTTAaggtttgaattttgttgctgGGCAACAAGCGAAAAATGGTGAATCTCTTATCATACATTTCGATGTAAACATGAAAAAGTACAAATATAAATAAACCATTACCAATAGCAACACTTGTTGATTATTCCtctgtaaaaaaagaaattcttccCACAACAcgagaaaagaaaatttcagctcggttattgaaacaaaaaacggCGAGATAagggttcgtttttttttcatttgtgttgCAGTTGGCAACCAACTTTGCTCtcgattgaaatttgtttctgttttaaatcgatgaaatagctaggttttgttttgattataaaaagGACCGAAAACATCCCTGTTTAACAAAACAAACTTTACATCATGCAATAAGGactacaaattttttattagtaTCCATTAATCTATGAACAAAAAACTGTAAAACGCTTTGATTGGTTCAAGACTGCCGcctataataaaataaattcatctGTAAATAATCTGGACTCTAGTTAACGACCAACGGAAAGAATCCCGCTTCCCGTCCTAACTGTTTTTTGAAGACAAGTCGGTAACTTCGGACCGTTTTTAATCTCTTCGCTGACAAATTCCTCAATACGTTCTTTTGATTCTGGCTCAATATCCTCGGATCAGGTGACTATTGCGGCTAGTAACGTCCCACGTCAGAGTACtttctttcatcacatcgtAGTCGATGACGATAACATCTTGGAGGCGACTGCTAAGCTGAAACACAATCTTTTCGCAGGTCCACATGGCATACCAGCGATACACAccacattagactggcccataacaaaaaaaaatctttttattccacgcggcaccccataggttggtgcatttaggtgaaaaaatgactttctgaaagtttcaggtcatttggcagaagcacgagctggcgcaaaggacttaaaatttgtatggagattttcggcaaaatgtatgaaaaatcgacatactttcactctttacgttctaaaatatgtttccagtatgctagaaagctcagaatttcaggaattttagttcaaacaattacaaacaagtttgtagaagattgtgacgcgatacgagttgactgtgatgagttatccgcaattgaatgtgtgatttattttcgcattttatcgatatatcgtgaacggttataggtg
Protein-coding sequences here:
- the LOC129759489 gene encoding uncharacterized protein LOC129759489, translating into MPSANKDKIFGPWSRSDSTGSMYLSNNNNADNLVKLYSRTAPTSPRWTPSVSRHNSPPMPSSPLSSSPPSTLRRNYSSTFMLIPEDRAVDPVSVEPAPSKNVNGSPRDEPVDKYRVSNGRIILRLFLWWPLLMIAIAQRIIGFFMQLCWRPFLFAAPAFWLSACLWMFWKLIALPLACLKWALVALHTPAHERNRKKRTVLISCGSTIQALHLARNFYKSGARVVVFDFEGLFGLARFSTAVSKFYTVQKPTPETANEYIAALCEIVEKEQPTHYIPVCATSVAHYDALAKPHLELRGCSSFIPGTQETSVLDDILQVMRKCELNNIALPPHQVIASKEDLYRLYENGWLSGYRNVMFSSGMLGVLERTKYVLPMHRRDLKLNYEISEMQKWVIVRDVIGAQYVTCTTVKDSQVVANVTCVIQNDTRSLVPEQNEEIEQWLKEFFRKIRLQRPLNGHISFRLSKCKSSGEILPLGIRVGVSLPYICYTGVHSRVICRPCPHFNRQNSGPLVQDGGRYWIHETVLKAVRQPSVDAVQQLIGTVLDKREALFVYWDPLPYCAYYHFQLPFNSVKMFLQRRQRGRTMPRAAAPVQ